CAGCCTGCACGGACTGGAACAGGCCGGACTTTTCTCTTACGCCACTTTTGTGGTAGGTTTTATCGAGGTGCCGCAACGCAGCATGTACGCCATCACTACTCCTATCCTGGCAAGTGCCTGGAAAAACAAAGACCTGGCTAAAATAAAGGAGATGTACACCAAAAGTTCCATCACGCTGTCTATTGTGGGCATGGGCATTTTTGGTGCGATATGGTTGTCACATAATAACCTGGTGCTTTACCTGGGGCCGGATTGGCAGGCAATATCACAAATCGTCCTCATCCTGGGTATCGCTAAAATGATTGACCTCGTAACAGGTATCAACAACCAGATCATTCAAACATCCAACTTCTGGCGTTTCGACTTTGTATGTAATATCCTGCTGGTCATCTTATCGGTGGTGCTCAACTACATCATGCAAAAGCGCATTGGTACTATCGGCGCGGCTTACGCCGACCTGATCACCGTACTCCTCTACAACCTGGTGCGCTATCTCTTCATCCTGATAAAATTCAGGATGCAGCCCCTCAGCTTCAAAACCCTGTGGGCGTTGCTACTGGGCATAGGTGGTATCCTGCTGGTAATGCAGATCCCGTTTGTGTTAAATATGTATGTAGATACGATCGTACGCACGGTGGCATACGTAGCCATCTTCGGTACTGCCGTTATACAGACCCGTTTATCTGAAGATGTAAATAATATGTGGGAGACGATGAAAGCGAAGATCATCAGGTAAACAATGGCTTATAACCTGCCACCACCTGCATAATACTTCTTCCAGTAGGTTTCTTTTAAATCACTGATCATTACACCTGAGCTAACAGAGGCGTGTACGAATTTATCATTTTCAAGATAGATGCCTACATGTGATATACGTTTGTGATGAATTTTGAAAAATACCAGGTCTCCTTCGCGCAGGTCGCGGGTACTGAGTCTTTTCACCTGGTTGTACAACTGTACCGAGTTGCCGGCAAGGCTCAGTTGAAATACGCTGTTTACAAGTGTGTTCACAAAGCCGGAGCAGTCGATACCATCCCTGGTTTTGCCACCCAAACGGTAAGGAGTCCCCCACCATTCTTCAATAAAACTATATAAACGGTGGTTCAGCACATCTTCTACGGGCACATCCAGCAGTTGTGCATATTTAAACTGCCAGCCCTGCGCATTCTCCAGGTTGGCGCTGCTCTGCGTTATATTTTTGCTGATGCTGACATCTTTACTATTAAAAGAAGTATGGTTGCGGACGCGATTATTTGTACGGATACCATCTATAAACTCCACCTGGCCAGTATTTTCAGCTGCCGGCGTAGTTTTCACGGTGGAATTTTTTTTAAGCGTAGAGCAGGAACTAAGTGACAATGCACATACCGATAATTTCACTAATAGATGTCCCTTTATCCTGATCATAAGCCTGGTTAAATTTTCTAAATTTTCGCTAAAATACAAATATATAGGGATTTACGAATTTACGAATTTACGAATTTTGAGATTTTGGGAATTTAGATAGAAGCGAAGAGCAAAGCGAAGGTTATTTAATTAACTCAGTAGATCTTCGCTTCTATCTAAATTCCCAAAATCTCAAAATTCGTAAATTCGTAAATTCGTAAATCCCCAAATGATCCCTACTTTTGTCGCTATGATCTTTTCTCACTTACACGTACATACACAATATTCATTACTGGATGGTGCAGCTGATATCAAATCGTTGTACAAAAAAGCCATGTCATCTAATCAGCCGGCATTAGCTATAACAGACCATGGTAATATGTTTGGTGCATTCCAGTTTGTGGCAGAGGCGTATAATAATAAACTGAATCCCGGCGATCCGAAAGATAAAAGGCTGAAAGTAAAACCAATTGTTGGTTGTGAATTTTATGTAGTAGAAAACCGCCATAAACGGGCTTTTACCAGGGAAGAAAAAGATATCCGTTATCACCAGGTATTACTGGCAAAAGATGATGAAGGTTACCGCAACCTGATCAAACTTTGTTCCCTGGGTTATATGGAAGGACTTTACGGAAAATATCCGCGTATAGATAAAGAACTCGTTTTACAATACCATAAAGGATTGATCGCTACCACCTGTTGCCTCGGTGCATCTGTTCCCAAAACCATTTTGCGTAAGGGAGAAGATGAAGGCGAAAAGGAATTTAAATGGTGGCTGGATATTTTCGGAGATGATTTCTATGTGGAATTACAACGCCACGGTATTCCGGAACAGGACCAGGTAAACGTTGTACTGCTGCGCTTTGCGGCCAAATATAATGTCAAGGTCATTGCCTCCAACGACTCCCACTATGTGGATCAGGCGGATGCCAACGCACATGACATCCTGCTCTGTATCAACACCGGCGAAAAGAAAAGCACGCCTACCAATAAAGAATTTTCGGATGATGATGTGTCAATGAAGAACCGGCGTTTCGCTTTTTACAACGACCAGTTCTATTTCAAGACCACGGAGGAAATGACCAAATTGTTTCATGACCTTCCGCAAGCCATCGACAATACCAACGAAATCGTGGACAAGGTGCAGCTGCTGGACCTGAAACGCGATATCCTGTTGCCCAACTTCCCTATTCCGAAAGAATTTATTACACAGGACCAGTACCTGCGGCACCTCACTTATGAAGGCGCCCGCACCAGGTATACGGAAATGACCGCCGATGTTGAAGAACGGATCAACTTTGAGTTGCAGGTAATCGAAAACATGGGGTTTGCCGGTTACTTCCTCATCGTAGCCGACTTTATCAAAGCCGGCCGGGACCTCGGTGTATTCATAGGCCCCGGACGTGGGTCTGCTGCCGGTTCTGCGGTAGCCTACTGCGTAGGTATCACCAATATTGACCCGATTAAATATAATCTGCTGTTTGAGCGTTTCCTCAACCCGGATCGTAAGAGCATGCCCGATATTGATACGGACTTCGATGATGAAGGCCGTCAGAAAGTTATTGACTACGTAGTACAGAAATATGGCCGTAACCAGGTAGCACAGATCATCACCTATGGTACCATGGCGGCTAAAATGAGTATCAAGGACGTGGCCCGTGTAATGGATCTGCCCCTGATAGAATCCAACATACTCGCTAAACTGGTACCGGACAAACCCGGCATCCAGCTGGCCCGTATCTTCAACGCCCCCCTGGATGGCGATAAAAGCCTGTCAGAAAAAGAAGGATTGGCCGGAGAAGATCTTGAAAACGTAAAGAAGCTCCGCGAATTGATCAAGGGAGATGATCTACAGGGAGAAGTACTGAGAGAAGCCTGCGTACTGGAAGGTTCCGTAAGAAATACCGGTATCCACGCAGCAGGTATCATCATCGCTCCGCAGGACCTCTATAACCTGATCCCCGTATCTACCGCCAAAGACTCCGACCTGCTGGTCACCCAGTTTGAAGGCAGTATCATTGAATCAGCCGGCGTTATCAAGATGGACTTCCTGGGGCTGAAAACCCTCACCATCATCAAAGGGGCGCTGGAACTAATCCGTATGAATCACGGGGTGGAAATCGAAATCGATAATATCCCGCTGGACGATGCACTGACCTATGAGCTGTACCAGAAAGGCGAAACAAACGCCACGTTCCAGTTCGAGTCGCCCGGTATGCAGAAGTATCTCCGTGAACTGAAACCGGATAGATTTGATGACCTTATTGCGATGAACGCCCTGTATCGTCCAGGTCCGCTGGAGTACATCCCGTTATTTATCCGCCGTAAACACGGACTGGAGCCGGTTACCTACGATATCGCCGCCATGGAGGAATACCTGAAAGATACCTACGGTATCACGGTATACCAGGAACAGGTGATGTTGCTCAGCCAGAAACTGGCCAACTTCTCCCGTGGTGATGCGGATATCCTCCGTAAAGCAATGGGTAAAAAGCAGATTGCGGTACTGAATAAGATGAAGTCGCAATTTATGGAAGGTTGCGCCGCCAATGGCCACGACCCCAAAGTATGCGAAAAGGTGTGGACAGACTGGGAAGCATTCGCCTCCTATGCGTTCAATAAGTCGCACTCCACCTGTTATGCTTTCGTAGCCTATCAAACCGCTTACCTCAAAGCCCACTACCCTTCTGAATATATGGCGGCAGTACTTAACTGCGCCAGCAATATAGAAAAGATCACCTTCTTCATGGAAGAATCCAAACGCATGGGCCTCGATGTATTACCGCCCGATGTGAATGAATCTTTCAAAGGCTTTGCGGTCAATAAACAAGGCCAGGTACGTTTTGGCTTTGGTGGCCTCAAAGGTGTTGGCGAAGCCGCCATCGAAAACCTGCTGGAAGAAAGAAAAAAAGATGGTCCCTTCAAAAATATCTTCGACTTTATCAAACGCGTTAACCAACGCGCGGTCAATAAAAAATCGATTGAAGCCCTCGTCATGTCAGGCGCTTTCGACTGCTTCCCGGAATTCCACCGGGCACAATACTTCCATAAACCGGAAGGTGAAAACATGACTGGTCTTGACAGAATCGTGAAGTTCGGACAGCAGGTCACTGCGGGCTCTTCCAATATCGGCAGCCTCTTTGGCGACGACGATATGCCGGATGTAGAGCCGCCAAAGATCCCCACCTGCGATCAATGGCCGCTGATCATGAAGCTGAATAATGAAAAAGATGTAACCGGTATCTACATCTCCGGTCATCCGCTGGATGACTACCGCTTCGAAATGAAGTATTACAACATGAACACGGTGCAGGAACTGGTGGAATACCAGGCAGAAATTGCCATGCCCGGTGGAAACGGCGGACGCTCGCGGGAACGCAACTTCAGGCTGGCGGTATATATCACTAATGCACAGGAAAGGATCTCTCGTAATAACCGTCAGTTTGGCGTAATGACGATAGAAGATTACACCGGTAAGTTCGAATTTGCGCTGTGGAGTGAAGACTTCATCCGCTTTGCCCCTTACCTCAAACCGGGATTATGTCTCTTCATCAACGGCGGCTTCAAATCCAAGCGTTTCAACGATAACGAATATGAGTTCAAGGTGAGCAGCATCCAGCTCCTCCAGGAAGTAAAGAAAACACACACCAAACAGGTGTTTCTGGCAACAGCGCCAAAGCTCCTCAACCGTGATACAGTGGACTTCCTGGTAGATAATATGGCCCGCTTCCCGGGCAACAGTGTACTACATGTACAGCTGGTGGATCATGATGATCAGCTCCAGGTTAAATTGCATACATTTAATAAGAAACTGGAGATGAATGACGAGTTGGCGCAATTCCTGCATAAACAGCCGGATATTGATGTTTATATAGAGACAATCAATAAGTAAGATGCCAAAAATGCAGTAATTTGCACTCGGATCAGGATTTGCTACTATAAGGCATAATCAACGATCAAAAACAATCATTAATAAAACATTTAAATCATAATATATTATGGCTTTAGAATTCACTGACTCGAACTTTGAAACGGAAGTCTTGAACTCCGATAAATTAACAGTAATCGATTTTTGGGCGGAATGGTGTGGCCCTTGTCGTGCTATCGGTCCGGTAATCGAAGAACTGTCTAAAGATTACGCAGGTAAAGTAAACATCGGAAAAGTAAACGTGGATCAGAATCCGCAGTTATCCGTTAATTACGGTATCACCAGCATCCCGGCTATCCTCTTCGTGAAAGGTGGTCAGGTGGTTGACAAACAAGTAGGTGCCGTGCCTAAATCCGTACTTGATAAGAAAATACAGGCCAACCTGTAATCAATATAAAAGTTTAGGAAAAAGCCTTCCCTTCCGGGAGGGCTTTTTTTATGCCCCACAATTCGAAATTCGTAATTTAATTTCCCCACCGTATCTTACATATCTGTTATCCGGAAAACCATCTGATCAAAATCAAATCATACCGTCTTTGCGTTATAGAGCTATTGTCCTCCTTGCCTTTTTATATTGCTTGCCGGCGATAGCCCAGCGCAAGTGTGGCACCGCCACTGCCCTGCAACAACGGGTTATTGAACATCCGCCACTACAACAGCTGATTCAGAACAATGAAAACAGGATGATACAGGGGCAACGTCGGCAGCAGCAATTACGGATCATGGCGGATGCCCTTCCGCAAACAGTCAGTATTCCGGTAGTAGTACACGTGGTGCTGGACGACACCGCTGCTGTAACCGATGCACAGATACTATCCCAGCTGGCTGTACTTAACAACGACTATTCCGCTACAAATACTGACCTCTCCGGCGTACCGGGCGTATGGCAGTCGCTTATCGGCAATACAAGGATCAATTTCTGCCTGGCACAGAGAACGCCCGCCAATGAGCCCACCAACGGTATTATACGTGTAAAAACCCCGCAGGGTCAAAGCTTTGCTATTTATAACGGCAGCCCCGACGTAAAATATAATGCTACCGGCGGCTCCGATGCCTGGGATACTAAAGAATACCTGAACATCTGGGTAACACGTCTTTCCGGTAATTATCTTGGCGTAGCCGCTCCTCCAGGTACGGGCTATCCGGTGGAACAGGAAGGTGTAGTGATCCATTATACCGCTTTTGGAACAACCGGTAGCGTGGGCAAGGTGTACAACCTTGGCCGTACCAGTACCCATGAGGTAGGTCATTATTTTGGATTAAGACATATATGGGGAGATGACAGCGGCGGATGTTCCCAGGACGATGGCATCGATGATACGCCCTTGCAGGGAGATAATACCTACGGATGCCCCACTTTTCCGGAAGTCGATAACTGTACCACTACAGTACCCGGTATTATGTTCATGAACTACATGGATTACACCGATGATGCCTGTATGCACTTTTTTACAGCGGGACAGGTAAGCCGCATGCGCTACGTGCTGGAAAATACCATTGCCTCCCTGTTAAATTCAGATGGCTGTACGCCTGTAACGCTCCCTGGAGAAGATGCGGCACTGACAACCATCTCCGGCGCTGCCGGCAAGCTCTGCGACAACCGTATCCTGCCGGTCGTTACCCTGCGAAACAGAGGCGCTAATGCGCTCACCACTACCGGCATCAATTACCAGCTGAATAATGGCGACATCATAACCTATCAATGGAATGGCAACCTGGGCAGCCTCCGGGAAACAACCGTGAGCCTTCCCGCAACCAACGTTCCTATCGGGTTGTATACCCTGAAAGCCTGGACACAATTGCCCAATGGGAAAACAGATCCTCATACAGATAATGATTCCGTGAGCAGCCGCTTTCACTTTGATGCGGAGATGAGCCTGCCTTTTGAAGAGGGCTTTGAAAACGATTCCTTCCCCCCACCGGGTTGGGACCTCTACAACCCCGACCGCAGCTTCACCTGGGAGCGTAGCCGGGATGTGGGTAAAGGCAGCAATGCTTCCACGCTGATACGTAACCTCGGCTATAATGTCAATGACCAGACCGACGACCTGATTACGCCTGTCCTTGATCCGCAGGGTCATGACTCCGTATTCCTGTTCTTCGATGTGGCGGCAGCCGTTTATTCCAATCCGGCTTCCAGCGGCAACGCCTGGGATACGCTGAAGGTTTTGGTAACCACTGATTGTCACCAAACGGGAGAAACAGCCTACACCAAATGGGGACCAAACCTTATTACACACCCGGGTGCGCTCACTACAGAGTTCGTTCCAACGGCTACAGAATGGCGACGTGATTCGGTGGATTTAACCGCGCTTATACATAAAGTAAAATTTCAAGTAGCATTCAGAAACATATCAAATTCAGAAAATAATATTTATATTGATAATATAAAAATAGTAACGAAAGATATCAACCCTGATCTACGCAAAGCAGGGGTGCTTGTCAACCCCAACCCGACAAATGGCGTAGTATGGGTGACATTTTACGAGATTCCGGAAGACCTTCAGCAGGTTGCCATTTACAACGCAGCCGGACAGTTCATTGTATCGCAACCCGCCAGTGCCATCAACCGCAGCAATCGGATGACCTTTAATTTGGTAAATGAACCAAATGGTGTTTATTTTGTAAAATTAATTTACAGGAACAGGGCCAACACCATTAAATTAATGAAAGTAAGATGACGACGATGAGACAAGATTATCCGGCTGTTCAAACGCTCCTTCAGCAGGCCGCACTGGACACTTCACTGAAGAGTATTGCAGAAAAGATCCTCCGCCAGGAAAGAATTACGCCCGAAGATGGGCTGACTTTATTCGAAAAAGGCGATATCGGCTTTTTAGGTGCTTTAGCCAATCATGTGCGGGAGCGGATGCATGGCGACAAGACTTACTTTAACCGCAACTTTCATATCGAGCCTACCAACGTTTGCATTTTCACCTGTAACTTCTGCTCCTATTCCCGTTTGTATAAAAACCGGGAAGATGGCTGGGAACTGAGCATCGAGCAAATGATGGACATCGTGAAAAGCTACGATGCACAACCCGTTACAGAAGTACACATTGTAGGCGGCGTGCATCCTAAAATGCAGCTCGATTTCTTCGTAGACCTGATCAAACAAATAAAAGCACATCGCCCGGAACTCCATGTGAAAGGATTCACAGCAGTGGAACTGGATTATATGTTCCGCAAAGCGAAAGTAAGCGTGGAAGAAGGCATGCGCATCCTCAACGAAGCCGGTCTGCAATCCATGCCCGGCGGCGGCGCTGAAATATTCGACGCAGAGGTACGCGCCAAAATATGCCACGATAAAGTAGATGCAGACGGATGGCTGGCCATTCACAAAGCAGCGCATAACCGCGGCATGACCACCAACGCCACTATGCTGTATGGTCATATCGAAACATACGCCCACCGCATTGATCATATGGAACGCCTCCGGCAACTCCAGGATGAAACACATGGCTTCAACACTTTCATACCGCTGAAATTCCGCAACAAAGGCAATGATATGTCCCACATTCCGGAAAGCACCATCGTGGAAGACCTGAAACTATATGCCATTGCGCGTCTCTATATGGACAACTTCTCCCACCTGAAAGCC
The Chitinophaga sp. MM2321 DNA segment above includes these coding regions:
- a CDS encoding C40 family peptidase; its protein translation is MKTTPAAENTGQVEFIDGIRTNNRVRNHTSFNSKDVSISKNITQSSANLENAQGWQFKYAQLLDVPVEDVLNHRLYSFIEEWWGTPYRLGGKTRDGIDCSGFVNTLVNSVFQLSLAGNSVQLYNQVKRLSTRDLREGDLVFFKIHHKRISHVGIYLENDKFVHASVSSGVMISDLKETYWKKYYAGGGRL
- the dnaE gene encoding DNA polymerase III subunit alpha — protein: MIPTFVAMIFSHLHVHTQYSLLDGAADIKSLYKKAMSSNQPALAITDHGNMFGAFQFVAEAYNNKLNPGDPKDKRLKVKPIVGCEFYVVENRHKRAFTREEKDIRYHQVLLAKDDEGYRNLIKLCSLGYMEGLYGKYPRIDKELVLQYHKGLIATTCCLGASVPKTILRKGEDEGEKEFKWWLDIFGDDFYVELQRHGIPEQDQVNVVLLRFAAKYNVKVIASNDSHYVDQADANAHDILLCINTGEKKSTPTNKEFSDDDVSMKNRRFAFYNDQFYFKTTEEMTKLFHDLPQAIDNTNEIVDKVQLLDLKRDILLPNFPIPKEFITQDQYLRHLTYEGARTRYTEMTADVEERINFELQVIENMGFAGYFLIVADFIKAGRDLGVFIGPGRGSAAGSAVAYCVGITNIDPIKYNLLFERFLNPDRKSMPDIDTDFDDEGRQKVIDYVVQKYGRNQVAQIITYGTMAAKMSIKDVARVMDLPLIESNILAKLVPDKPGIQLARIFNAPLDGDKSLSEKEGLAGEDLENVKKLRELIKGDDLQGEVLREACVLEGSVRNTGIHAAGIIIAPQDLYNLIPVSTAKDSDLLVTQFEGSIIESAGVIKMDFLGLKTLTIIKGALELIRMNHGVEIEIDNIPLDDALTYELYQKGETNATFQFESPGMQKYLRELKPDRFDDLIAMNALYRPGPLEYIPLFIRRKHGLEPVTYDIAAMEEYLKDTYGITVYQEQVMLLSQKLANFSRGDADILRKAMGKKQIAVLNKMKSQFMEGCAANGHDPKVCEKVWTDWEAFASYAFNKSHSTCYAFVAYQTAYLKAHYPSEYMAAVLNCASNIEKITFFMEESKRMGLDVLPPDVNESFKGFAVNKQGQVRFGFGGLKGVGEAAIENLLEERKKDGPFKNIFDFIKRVNQRAVNKKSIEALVMSGAFDCFPEFHRAQYFHKPEGENMTGLDRIVKFGQQVTAGSSNIGSLFGDDDMPDVEPPKIPTCDQWPLIMKLNNEKDVTGIYISGHPLDDYRFEMKYYNMNTVQELVEYQAEIAMPGGNGGRSRERNFRLAVYITNAQERISRNNRQFGVMTIEDYTGKFEFALWSEDFIRFAPYLKPGLCLFINGGFKSKRFNDNEYEFKVSSIQLLQEVKKTHTKQVFLATAPKLLNRDTVDFLVDNMARFPGNSVLHVQLVDHDDQLQVKLHTFNKKLEMNDELAQFLHKQPDIDVYIETINK
- the trxA gene encoding thioredoxin; its protein translation is MALEFTDSNFETEVLNSDKLTVIDFWAEWCGPCRAIGPVIEELSKDYAGKVNIGKVNVDQNPQLSVNYGITSIPAILFVKGGQVVDKQVGAVPKSVLDKKIQANL
- a CDS encoding M43 family zinc metalloprotease, translated to MRYRAIVLLAFLYCLPAIAQRKCGTATALQQRVIEHPPLQQLIQNNENRMIQGQRRQQQLRIMADALPQTVSIPVVVHVVLDDTAAVTDAQILSQLAVLNNDYSATNTDLSGVPGVWQSLIGNTRINFCLAQRTPANEPTNGIIRVKTPQGQSFAIYNGSPDVKYNATGGSDAWDTKEYLNIWVTRLSGNYLGVAAPPGTGYPVEQEGVVIHYTAFGTTGSVGKVYNLGRTSTHEVGHYFGLRHIWGDDSGGCSQDDGIDDTPLQGDNTYGCPTFPEVDNCTTTVPGIMFMNYMDYTDDACMHFFTAGQVSRMRYVLENTIASLLNSDGCTPVTLPGEDAALTTISGAAGKLCDNRILPVVTLRNRGANALTTTGINYQLNNGDIITYQWNGNLGSLRETTVSLPATNVPIGLYTLKAWTQLPNGKTDPHTDNDSVSSRFHFDAEMSLPFEEGFENDSFPPPGWDLYNPDRSFTWERSRDVGKGSNASTLIRNLGYNVNDQTDDLITPVLDPQGHDSVFLFFDVAAAVYSNPASSGNAWDTLKVLVTTDCHQTGETAYTKWGPNLITHPGALTTEFVPTATEWRRDSVDLTALIHKVKFQVAFRNISNSENNIYIDNIKIVTKDINPDLRKAGVLVNPNPTNGVVWVTFYEIPEDLQQVAIYNAAGQFIVSQPASAINRSNRMTFNLVNEPNGVYFVKLIYRNRANTIKLMKVR
- the mqnE gene encoding aminofutalosine synthase MqnE, whose translation is MRQDYPAVQTLLQQAALDTSLKSIAEKILRQERITPEDGLTLFEKGDIGFLGALANHVRERMHGDKTYFNRNFHIEPTNVCIFTCNFCSYSRLYKNREDGWELSIEQMMDIVKSYDAQPVTEVHIVGGVHPKMQLDFFVDLIKQIKAHRPELHVKGFTAVELDYMFRKAKVSVEEGMRILNEAGLQSMPGGGAEIFDAEVRAKICHDKVDADGWLAIHKAAHNRGMTTNATMLYGHIETYAHRIDHMERLRQLQDETHGFNTFIPLKFRNKGNDMSHIPESTIVEDLKLYAIARLYMDNFSHLKAYWPMLGRNTAQLTLSFGVNDLDGTIDDTTKIYSMAGAEEQNPSMNTAQLAMLIKQAGRKPVERDTVYNEIKDYSEVVFSDEELLTK